Proteins from a genomic interval of Benincasa hispida cultivar B227 chromosome 7, ASM972705v1, whole genome shotgun sequence:
- the LOC120081597 gene encoding folate synthesis bifunctional protein, mitochondrial-like isoform X1 — translation MNILKHRIISRRGFIYGGALQISFIHSSSQDKVVEVCSKEQEIAIALGSNVGDRLQNFNEALRLMKKSGIHITRHACLYETAPAYVTDQPQFLNSAVRAVTKLGPHELLSAVKNIEKQLGRTAGIRYGPRPIDLDILLYGKYKVHSDILTVPHERIWERPFVLAPLIDLLGSDVDTDVVASWHALAADHGGLFETWEKAGGECLVGKEGMRRVLPIGNSLWDWSCKTSVMGVLNLTPDSFSDGGKFQSIDAAVSQVRLMVSDGADMIDIGAQSTRPMAPMISVEEELDRLIPVLEAITGMPEMSGKLISVDTFYSKVASEAVKSGAHIVNDVSAGELDPEMHKVVADLNVPYIAMHMRGDPCTMQNNENLQYDDVCNQIALELHSKIRDAELSGIPAWRIIIDPGIGFSKNTKQNLEILRGIPKIRAAIASRSLGLSHVPMLVGPSRKKFLGEVCSRPVATERDPATVAAVTIGVLGGANIVRVHNVRDNVDAVRICDAMLKEM, via the exons atgaacattttgaagcATCGAATTATCAGCAGACGAGGATTCATATATGGTGGAG CATTGCaaatttcattcattcattcatcgtCGCAAGATAAAGTGGTGGAAGTATGTTCTAAAGAGCAAGAAATAGCGATTGCTTTAGGCAGCAATGTGGGTGATAGACTGCAGAATTTCAATGAAGCTTTGCGGTTAATGAAAAAGTCAGGGATACACATTACAAGACATGCTTGTTTGTATGAAACAGCACCAGCTTACGTCACTGATCAACCTCAATTTCTTAACTCTGCTGTTAGAGCTGTCACAAAGCTTGGGCCACATGAACTACTGAGTGCAGTTAAGAACATAGAGAAGCAGCTGGGTCGTACTGCTGGTATACGGTATGGCCCAAGGCCGATTGACTTGGATATTCTGTTGTATGGAAAATATAAAGTACACTCAGATATTCTAACCGTCCCTCATGAAAGGATCTGGGAAAGGCCATTCGTGCTAGCTCCTTTGATCGACTTGCTGGGTTCAGATGTTGATACAGATGTTGTTGCTTCCTGGCATGCTTTAGCTGCTGATCATGGTGGACTTTTTGAGACATGGGAGAAAGCGGGTGGCGAATGTCTTGTTGGTAAAGAAGGAATGAGAAGGGTTTTGCCTATTGGAAACAGCTTATGGGACTGGTCTTGCAAGACTTCCGTTATGGGGGTTCTTAATTTGACACCTGATAGTTTTAGTGATGGTGGCAAGTTTCAATCTATCGATGCTGCAGTTTCTCAGGTACGTTTGATGGTTTCAGATGGTGCTGATATGATTGACATTGGTGCTCAGTCGACACGGCCTATGGCTCCTATGATTTCTGTTGAAGAAGAATTGGATCGATTGATTCCGGTTTTGGAAGCTATAACAGGAATGCCAGAGATGAGTGGAAAGCTCATATCTGTGGATACGTTTTATTCGAAAGTTGCATCAGAAGCTGTCAAGAGTGGGGCTCATATTGTAAATGATGTATCAGCAGGGGAGTTGGATCCTGAAATGCACAAGGTTGTTGCTGATCTTAATGTGCCATATATTGCAATGCACATGAGAGGAGACCCATGTACAATGCAAAACAATGAGAATTTGCAGTATGATGATGTTTGTAATCAGATTGCCTTGGAGCTACACTCTAAGATTAGAGATGCGGAATTATCAGGCATCCCGGCCTGGAGGATAATTATTGATCCCGGGATTGGATTTTCAAAAAACACAAAGCAAAATTTGGAAATCCTAAGAGGTATACCAAAAATCCGGGCAGCGATAGCAAGTAGAAGTTTGGGCTTGTCTCATGTTCCCATGTTGGTTGGACCTTCAAGAAAGAAGTTTCTCGGTGAAGTGTGTTCTCGACCGGTTGCAACAGAGCGAGATCCTGCTACGGTTGCTGCAGTTACTATAGGGGTTCTCGGCGGTGCAAACATTGTCAGAGTACATAATGTGAGAGATAATGTGGATGCAGTGAGAATATGTGATGCAATGCTAAAGGAGATGTAA
- the LOC120081597 gene encoding folate synthesis bifunctional protein, mitochondrial-like isoform X2 — protein MFSRLFVAAFNCLQAYVFIGRVEVGVALQISFIHSSSQDKVVEVCSKEQEIAIALGSNVGDRLQNFNEALRLMKKSGIHITRHACLYETAPAYVTDQPQFLNSAVRAVTKLGPHELLSAVKNIEKQLGRTAGIRYGPRPIDLDILLYGKYKVHSDILTVPHERIWERPFVLAPLIDLLGSDVDTDVVASWHALAADHGGLFETWEKAGGECLVGKEGMRRVLPIGNSLWDWSCKTSVMGVLNLTPDSFSDGGKFQSIDAAVSQVRLMVSDGADMIDIGAQSTRPMAPMISVEEELDRLIPVLEAITGMPEMSGKLISVDTFYSKVASEAVKSGAHIVNDVSAGELDPEMHKVVADLNVPYIAMHMRGDPCTMQNNENLQYDDVCNQIALELHSKIRDAELSGIPAWRIIIDPGIGFSKNTKQNLEILRGIPKIRAAIASRSLGLSHVPMLVGPSRKKFLGEVCSRPVATERDPATVAAVTIGVLGGANIVRVHNVRDNVDAVRICDAMLKEM, from the exons ATGTTTTCAAGATTGTTTGTGGCTGCTTTCAATTGCCTCCAGGCTTATGTATTTATCGGTAGAGTGGAGGTAGGAGTAG CATTGCaaatttcattcattcattcatcgtCGCAAGATAAAGTGGTGGAAGTATGTTCTAAAGAGCAAGAAATAGCGATTGCTTTAGGCAGCAATGTGGGTGATAGACTGCAGAATTTCAATGAAGCTTTGCGGTTAATGAAAAAGTCAGGGATACACATTACAAGACATGCTTGTTTGTATGAAACAGCACCAGCTTACGTCACTGATCAACCTCAATTTCTTAACTCTGCTGTTAGAGCTGTCACAAAGCTTGGGCCACATGAACTACTGAGTGCAGTTAAGAACATAGAGAAGCAGCTGGGTCGTACTGCTGGTATACGGTATGGCCCAAGGCCGATTGACTTGGATATTCTGTTGTATGGAAAATATAAAGTACACTCAGATATTCTAACCGTCCCTCATGAAAGGATCTGGGAAAGGCCATTCGTGCTAGCTCCTTTGATCGACTTGCTGGGTTCAGATGTTGATACAGATGTTGTTGCTTCCTGGCATGCTTTAGCTGCTGATCATGGTGGACTTTTTGAGACATGGGAGAAAGCGGGTGGCGAATGTCTTGTTGGTAAAGAAGGAATGAGAAGGGTTTTGCCTATTGGAAACAGCTTATGGGACTGGTCTTGCAAGACTTCCGTTATGGGGGTTCTTAATTTGACACCTGATAGTTTTAGTGATGGTGGCAAGTTTCAATCTATCGATGCTGCAGTTTCTCAGGTACGTTTGATGGTTTCAGATGGTGCTGATATGATTGACATTGGTGCTCAGTCGACACGGCCTATGGCTCCTATGATTTCTGTTGAAGAAGAATTGGATCGATTGATTCCGGTTTTGGAAGCTATAACAGGAATGCCAGAGATGAGTGGAAAGCTCATATCTGTGGATACGTTTTATTCGAAAGTTGCATCAGAAGCTGTCAAGAGTGGGGCTCATATTGTAAATGATGTATCAGCAGGGGAGTTGGATCCTGAAATGCACAAGGTTGTTGCTGATCTTAATGTGCCATATATTGCAATGCACATGAGAGGAGACCCATGTACAATGCAAAACAATGAGAATTTGCAGTATGATGATGTTTGTAATCAGATTGCCTTGGAGCTACACTCTAAGATTAGAGATGCGGAATTATCAGGCATCCCGGCCTGGAGGATAATTATTGATCCCGGGATTGGATTTTCAAAAAACACAAAGCAAAATTTGGAAATCCTAAGAGGTATACCAAAAATCCGGGCAGCGATAGCAAGTAGAAGTTTGGGCTTGTCTCATGTTCCCATGTTGGTTGGACCTTCAAGAAAGAAGTTTCTCGGTGAAGTGTGTTCTCGACCGGTTGCAACAGAGCGAGATCCTGCTACGGTTGCTGCAGTTACTATAGGGGTTCTCGGCGGTGCAAACATTGTCAGAGTACATAATGTGAGAGATAATGTGGATGCAGTGAGAATATGTGATGCAATGCTAAAGGAGATGTAA